A stretch of DNA from Triticum dicoccoides isolate Atlit2015 ecotype Zavitan chromosome 2A, WEW_v2.0, whole genome shotgun sequence:
TCTGCCCCGCGCCTATCACCGTCCTCTCTGCGTATGCCGCGATGGCGAAACACGCGTAGTGGGTATGCTGATGCATCGTCTCCACAAACAGCAGCTCCGGCTTGATAAAGAGCGATGCCGATTCCGGGTAGAAGTGGAGCGTCACGCTCGGGAAGTGCGCGCGGATACTGTCCCACGTCCCATGGAAGCAGAGCTTATGCGCTGGGGGCAATATCGCGTGGTGCACCCCATGGCGCTGCATGTGCTTCATGACCTCGGCCGCCAGGACATGGTATGCGGGCGGGGCCATCAAGGTGTACGCCGTCCCGACGTCGAGGGTGCACCCGCCGCGGAGGCTGTGCGGGTCGAACTTGAACATCGCCGGCGTTATCGCCGTGAGCCTTCGCCTACCCAGGCTGACGCCAAGGAGGTTGACGTAGTACATGCCTCTACCCTTGACGAGGTCCCAGTGCAGCAGCGCCGTGCTCCGTGCGTGGGACTGGTCCGGGATGTCTGCCCCGAACCTGAGGAAGCCACGCCGGTGGAGGTGCTCGTGCTCCTTGCCGACGAGGCAATAGGAGAAGCGCGAGCCGGCGAGGCCGCGGTCTGAGAGCTGCCGGATGAAGGAGGTCGGGTGCCTGTTGAGGCTCATGACGCCGGCCCAGACGTCGCGGTTGTCGAACCCGTGTGTGCTGTGTGCGCAGCCGAAGACAAGGCCGTCGACGCTACTGATGGGGCTGCCGGGGCCGCTTCCGTCAAAGACGAAGTCGTCGCGGCCAAGGATGCCATGCGCGCTGGAGCCACCGTACTGGAACTCGACGTCGAAGATGCACCGGCCGCGGCCGGCGCGCCCGTACGGAGCCGTGCAGCGTGGGTCTGTGGACGCAACGTAGTGGTAATGAGGGGAGACGGCGGTGTTGAAGACGGAGCCGTCCTGCCTCTTCTCCGGTACGCAGGGCTGGCACTGCATCCACGTCAGTGGGCGAGCGAG
This window harbors:
- the LOC119358976 gene encoding aspartyl protease family protein 2-like, with translation MSSVYACMLCFFLVVLNPASLALGAAGSSGAAGFSLPMVPHYRTAAGVLEELLPEGDAEGGVNIRSIRPKMIPYSGPLYSVRVGVGSGATQHFYKLALDLARPLTWMQCQPCVPEKRQDGSVFNTAVSPHYHYVASTDPRCTAPYGRAGRGRCIFDVEFQYGGSSAHGILGRDDFVFDGSGPGSPISSVDGLVFGCAHSTHGFDNRDVWAGVMSLNRHPTSFIRQLSDRGLAGSRFSYCLVGKEHEHLHRRGFLRFGADIPDQSHARSTALLHWDLVKGRGMYYVNLLGVSLGRRRLTAITPAMFKFDPHSLRGGCTLDVGTAYTLMAPPAYHVLAAEVMKHMQRHGVHHAILPPAHKLCFHGTWDSIRAHFPSVTLHFYPESASLFIKPELLFVETMHQHTHYACFAIAAYAERTVIGAGQMLDTRFTFDLQHNRLFFAPEDAI